The Coregonus clupeaformis isolate EN_2021a chromosome 26, ASM2061545v1, whole genome shotgun sequence genome window below encodes:
- the LOC121540698 gene encoding gamma-crystallin M2-like: MTSTGMNMNGRITFYEDRNFQGRSYECSSDCADMSSYLSRCQSCRVESGCFMVYDRPNYMGNQWFMKRGEYSDYQRMMGMTDIRSCRMIPMHRGSFRMRIYERENFGGQMHEMMDDCDSIMDRYRMNNCMSCNVMDGHWLMYEQPQYRGRMMYMRPGEYRNFSQMGSMGRLMSMRRINESCY, from the exons ATGACCTCCACCGGCATGAACATGAACGGCAGA ATCACCTTCTACGAGGACAGGAACTTCCAGGGTCGTTCCTATGAGTGCAGCAGCGACTGCGCTGACATGTCCTCCTACCTGAGCCGCTGCCAATCCTGCAGGGTTGAGAGCGGCTGCTTCATGGTGTACGACCGCCCCAACTACATGGGAAACCAGTGGTTCATGAAGAGGGGAGAGTATTCTGACTACCAGCGCATGATGGGAATGACCGACATCAGGTCCTGCCGCATGATCCCCATG CACAGAGGATCTTTCAGGATGAGGATCTACGAGAGGGAGAACTTCGGAGGTCAGATGCACGAGATGATGGACGACTGTGACAGCATCATGGATCGTTACCGCATGAACAACTGCATGTCCTGCAACGTTATGGACGGCCACTGGCTCATGTATGAGCAGCCCCAGTACAGAGGCAGGATGATGTACATGAGGCCTGGAGAGTACAGAAACTTCAGTCAGATGGGCTCTATGGGCAGGCTCATGAGCATGAGGCGTATCAACGAGTCCTGTTACTAG